Proteins encoded in a region of the Stieleria neptunia genome:
- a CDS encoding HEAT repeat domain-containing protein, whose translation MTHLIRHSRLPLRFVLLLALGAFCVDAPRAHGDTLELRGGVQVDGKIVRKTDTGSKPHVIVEVDPEMRLAIPLSRVVKTVGDGEEKLVWYRRQLAQVGEDAEAHCQLARACKGNGLLAQRDFHFQRAIEIDPNHSQARAALDYVRDGNEWVLFADQQRRRGLMRTAGGWEVPEVYLREQRRDEFDEASKLWIKELTKLRGLVLRPGKRSAEALESIQAIDDPLASTALAEALEKSRGNKPDPKSLRMIYVKRLGALKTSVAVQALVRTGIFEPDPGIRTAALLQLQEYGGSSAVASYLPILKGDNRKPVEVTAALRALNYFPDPELWQEYVDALITTHKSLTPKGPGMSVGSNSLGGSGLSTGSKQEVRTKTVQNPAALELLRQIAPGVDYRYDQAAWRNHFAAQLTQAPDDLRRDP comes from the coding sequence ATGACACATTTGATTCGCCATTCGCGTCTGCCGTTGAGGTTCGTGTTGCTGCTGGCACTTGGGGCGTTTTGCGTCGACGCACCGCGGGCCCATGGCGACACTTTGGAATTGCGTGGCGGGGTGCAGGTCGATGGAAAGATTGTGCGGAAGACGGACACCGGATCGAAACCGCATGTGATTGTGGAAGTGGATCCGGAGATGCGACTCGCGATTCCCCTGAGCCGGGTCGTCAAGACGGTCGGCGACGGCGAGGAAAAACTGGTCTGGTACCGTCGGCAGTTGGCCCAAGTGGGCGAGGACGCCGAGGCGCACTGTCAATTGGCGCGGGCGTGTAAGGGGAATGGTCTGTTGGCACAGCGTGACTTTCATTTTCAGCGAGCCATCGAAATCGATCCCAATCATTCCCAAGCCAGAGCCGCGCTCGACTATGTTCGCGACGGCAACGAATGGGTGCTCTTTGCCGATCAGCAACGACGCCGCGGATTGATGCGGACAGCAGGGGGATGGGAGGTCCCGGAGGTTTATCTTCGTGAACAAAGACGCGACGAGTTCGACGAAGCATCGAAGCTCTGGATCAAAGAATTGACCAAGCTGAGGGGGCTGGTGTTGCGACCGGGAAAACGGTCTGCCGAAGCGCTCGAATCGATCCAAGCCATCGATGATCCGCTGGCATCGACCGCGCTGGCCGAAGCCCTTGAAAAGTCGCGAGGGAACAAACCCGATCCGAAATCGTTGCGGATGATCTACGTCAAACGACTGGGGGCGTTGAAGACGTCGGTCGCAGTCCAGGCGTTGGTTCGAACGGGAATCTTTGAGCCCGATCCGGGCATCCGCACCGCCGCCCTCTTGCAGCTTCAGGAGTACGGCGGGTCGTCCGCGGTCGCGTCGTATCTGCCGATCTTGAAGGGCGACAATCGCAAGCCGGTGGAAGTGACCGCGGCCCTTCGCGCATTGAACTACTTTCCCGACCCAGAACTTTGGCAAGAATACGTCGATGCCTTGATCACAACGCACAAATCTTTGACACCCAAAGGGCCCGGCATGTCTGTCGGCAGCAACAGCCTGGGCGGTTCGGGGCTTTCCACCGGCAGCAAGCAAGAGGTGCGAACCAAAACGGTTCAAAACCCCGCCGCGTTGGAATTGCTACGGCAAATCGCACCGGGCGTCGATTACCGATACGACCAAGCGGCATGGCGAAACCACTTTGCGGCGCAGCTGACGCAAGCCCCCGACGATCTCCGTCGCGATCCGTAG
- a CDS encoding phosphoadenylyl-sulfate reductase, giving the protein MKPVSTAEPSIEPELERAAGGQESVPTAASLPVVTGGDADSQPAEDELQGALAADPPLAPTEEFLAELADHSQRLETATPQQILAWAVERFAPKFSMATAFGPEGMTIIHMLSEIAPETPIFNLETGYQFKETLQLREAVKQRYGIEVEFKYPQQTVQEYEAANGGPVYKTDPNRCCFDRKLRVLKDAARGLHAWASAIRRDQSEDRAKAPIVGWDKKFQLVKISPLANWTKKEVWSLISKHDIPYNPLHDQGYPSVGCWPCTRANLLGEDERAGRWSGFQKTECGLHD; this is encoded by the coding sequence ATGAAACCCGTCTCGACCGCCGAACCGTCCATCGAACCGGAGCTGGAGCGTGCTGCCGGTGGACAAGAGTCTGTCCCTACGGCCGCGTCGCTTCCCGTTGTGACGGGCGGTGACGCCGACAGCCAGCCAGCGGAGGACGAATTGCAAGGGGCGCTGGCGGCGGATCCCCCGCTGGCGCCGACCGAAGAGTTTTTAGCGGAATTGGCCGACCACAGTCAGCGGCTGGAAACGGCCACTCCGCAACAGATCCTGGCCTGGGCGGTGGAGCGTTTTGCGCCAAAATTCTCGATGGCGACGGCATTTGGCCCCGAGGGGATGACGATCATCCACATGCTCAGCGAGATTGCTCCCGAGACGCCGATTTTTAACCTGGAAACCGGCTATCAATTCAAAGAAACACTGCAATTGCGTGAAGCGGTCAAGCAGCGTTACGGGATCGAAGTCGAATTCAAGTACCCACAACAAACGGTCCAGGAATACGAAGCGGCCAACGGCGGGCCGGTTTACAAGACCGATCCCAATCGATGCTGCTTCGATCGCAAGTTACGTGTTTTAAAAGACGCGGCGCGGGGGCTGCACGCTTGGGCCAGCGCGATCCGGCGTGACCAAAGCGAAGATCGTGCAAAGGCTCCGATCGTCGGCTGGGACAAAAAATTCCAGCTGGTGAAGATCAGCCCACTGGCCAATTGGACCAAGAAAGAGGTTTGGAGTCTGATCAGCAAGCACGACATCCCTTACAACCCGCTGCACGACCAGGGCTATCCGAGCGTCGGCTGCTGGCCATGCACGCGCGCCAATTTACTCGGCGAAGACGAGCGTGCGGGGCGATGGAGTGGGTTTCAGAAGACCGAATGCGGGCTTCATGACTGA
- a CDS encoding Rrf2 family transcriptional regulator, with protein MTISARVHYATLALIELALRQPEKAPVAVREISQRHGIPGPFLVQILRTLRSAGWVQSIRGSQGGYRLAIAPAELTLLEIAEAVGCPETNGQTDATDTPANRMLHDVWDAASEASRAVLARTTLAEIAARTAQDDAVMFYI; from the coding sequence GTGACAATCTCTGCACGGGTTCATTACGCGACGCTGGCGCTAATCGAATTGGCGTTGCGTCAGCCGGAAAAGGCGCCGGTGGCGGTGCGAGAGATCAGCCAGCGGCACGGCATCCCCGGGCCGTTCCTGGTTCAAATCCTGCGCACCCTGCGCAGTGCCGGCTGGGTGCAGAGCATTCGCGGCAGCCAGGGCGGCTATCGCTTGGCGATCGCACCGGCCGAGCTGACCTTGCTGGAGATTGCTGAGGCGGTCGGCTGCCCCGAAACCAATGGCCAGACCGACGCGACCGACACACCAGCCAACCGGATGCTGCACGACGTCTGGGACGCCGCCAGCGAGGCCTCGCGGGCGGTACTGGCCCGAACCACGTTGGCCGAGATCGCCGCCCGCACGGCCCAGGACGACGCGGTGATGTTTTACATCTAA
- a CDS encoding DUF4456 domain-containing protein → MLVLLRLTIGWHFHSEGSEKYRKGDWDAAPFFANAKGPFANEFRKTVWDYDGKVRRDPEFTRWWLEQYRDQAADYYTFGDKELAVANEALEKLLEDHEVVLQDYADELEEYDLGQLRLEMLNTEGDRVGVESLAGQIETVRKENDAKLKPALAAIDDLWAGYEGTINSLAAPNQRQASPPLDLVKPRTAVVDTSVINRYVPYFDLAVGWCLLLGLFTPVAALAAAGFLGSVFLSQYPPGTGPTSSNYQLIECMACFVLAATGAGRFAGLDYFIHLLIRRSVAKHAADK, encoded by the coding sequence ATGCTTGTCTTGCTTCGACTGACTATCGGTTGGCACTTTCACAGCGAAGGGAGTGAGAAGTATCGCAAGGGCGATTGGGATGCGGCACCCTTTTTCGCCAACGCCAAGGGCCCGTTCGCGAACGAATTTCGCAAAACGGTTTGGGACTACGACGGCAAGGTGCGACGCGATCCCGAGTTCACGCGCTGGTGGTTGGAACAGTATCGGGATCAAGCTGCTGATTACTACACCTTTGGCGACAAGGAATTGGCGGTGGCCAACGAAGCGTTGGAAAAACTGCTGGAAGACCATGAGGTTGTCTTGCAGGATTATGCCGACGAATTGGAAGAATACGATCTGGGTCAGCTGCGACTGGAGATGCTCAATACCGAAGGCGACCGCGTCGGCGTGGAGAGTCTGGCGGGCCAGATCGAGACCGTTCGAAAGGAGAACGACGCCAAATTAAAACCGGCACTGGCGGCGATCGACGACTTGTGGGCCGGGTACGAAGGCACGATCAATTCCTTGGCCGCCCCCAACCAACGCCAGGCTTCGCCGCCGCTGGATTTGGTCAAGCCGCGGACCGCGGTCGTCGACACCAGCGTGATCAATCGCTACGTGCCCTACTTTGACTTGGCGGTCGGCTGGTGCCTGTTGCTGGGGCTGTTCACCCCCGTCGCCGCGTTAGCCGCGGCCGGTTTTCTCGGTTCTGTTTTCCTGAGCCAGTACCCGCCGGGAACCGGGCCGACGAGCAGCAACTACCAATTGATCGAATGTATGGCCTGTTTCGTCCTGGCAGCAACGGGAGCCGGACGCTTTGCGGGCTTGGACTATTTCATCCACCTGTTGATTCGGCGCAGCGTCGCAAAGCACGCCGCCGACAAATAG
- a CDS encoding Gfo/Idh/MocA family protein, whose protein sequence is MVDKLSSDEREVGKQNYYNAVTSYYDVNRRDFLRGIVATGAVSGAGLGAAYFGYGQVKDPVRIAVIGTGDEGSVLIGGCNPNYVDVKAICDIRPFSQHRAFHGDCSSASALIRRPGLISVAGYSNEAEARKNVKVYDGSNGGIMACLDDPDIEAVIIALPLWLHAPVAALAMERNLHVLTEKLMAHNVAQCKVMGRMAAAGEDKQGNPLHLATGHQRHYNVKYENAVNLIRWGLLGQLHHIRAQWHRGNLPGRDSWSMPIPGGEKMANGKLYDKIAKDLAYRKAKLKTATGSDITRLQAEIAQWEAWDADKSVDPRDHGYQDFGRGDTMFTAEEELHRWRLFERTGAGLMAELGSHQLDAVSIFLSSLRDDGKKVHPLSVHAVGGRHIMPHDRDAGDHIYCTFEFPGPEYAETFDVGYYDPVQNYPNGAVPGYEQDPNKKVVVTYSTINGNGFGGWGEVVMGSKGTLVLDKETDVLLYRNSDTSSKVGVKKEEGGYALDTSASGDFAAPVAQTAASGPVSRGYREEIEHWAYCIRNPDKENQVRCYPEVAMGDAVIALGANVALKNSQAGKGGYLEYKEEWFDIDNDATPDGSDIKREQEFMLKDVT, encoded by the coding sequence ATGGTCGACAAGCTCTCCAGTGACGAACGTGAAGTAGGAAAACAAAACTACTACAACGCCGTGACCAGTTACTACGACGTCAATCGTCGAGACTTTTTACGAGGCATCGTCGCCACCGGCGCCGTCAGTGGTGCCGGTCTGGGTGCCGCTTACTTTGGCTACGGCCAAGTCAAAGATCCGGTGCGAATTGCCGTGATCGGAACCGGCGACGAAGGCAGCGTGCTGATCGGCGGCTGCAATCCAAACTATGTCGACGTCAAAGCGATCTGCGACATCCGGCCCTTCAGCCAACATCGCGCCTTCCACGGTGACTGCAGCAGTGCCTCGGCATTGATCCGTCGCCCCGGATTGATCTCCGTCGCCGGCTACAGCAACGAAGCCGAAGCGCGGAAGAACGTCAAGGTTTACGACGGTTCCAATGGCGGCATCATGGCCTGCCTGGACGACCCCGATATCGAAGCCGTCATCATCGCGCTGCCGCTGTGGTTGCACGCCCCGGTCGCCGCGCTGGCGATGGAGCGAAACCTGCACGTGCTGACCGAAAAACTGATGGCACACAACGTCGCCCAATGCAAGGTGATGGGCCGGATGGCAGCCGCGGGCGAAGACAAGCAGGGCAATCCGCTGCACTTGGCCACCGGTCACCAACGACACTACAACGTCAAATATGAAAACGCGGTCAACCTGATTCGCTGGGGATTGCTGGGCCAACTGCACCACATCCGCGCCCAATGGCACCGCGGAAACCTGCCCGGTCGCGACAGCTGGTCGATGCCGATTCCCGGCGGCGAAAAGATGGCCAACGGGAAACTGTATGACAAGATCGCCAAAGATCTCGCCTACCGCAAAGCCAAGTTGAAAACCGCGACCGGGTCGGACATCACGCGGCTGCAGGCCGAAATCGCGCAGTGGGAAGCCTGGGATGCCGACAAGTCGGTCGATCCCCGCGACCATGGTTATCAAGACTTTGGCCGTGGCGACACCATGTTCACCGCCGAAGAAGAACTGCACCGCTGGCGACTGTTCGAGCGGACCGGTGCGGGGTTGATGGCCGAATTGGGAAGCCACCAGCTGGATGCCGTCAGTATTTTCCTCTCGTCACTGCGTGATGACGGAAAGAAAGTGCACCCCTTGTCGGTCCATGCCGTCGGCGGACGACACATCATGCCACACGACCGCGACGCCGGTGACCATATCTATTGCACGTTCGAGTTCCCCGGCCCCGAATACGCCGAGACCTTCGACGTCGGCTATTACGATCCGGTCCAAAACTATCCCAACGGAGCCGTGCCCGGATACGAGCAAGACCCCAACAAAAAAGTCGTCGTCACCTACAGCACCATCAACGGCAACGGATTCGGCGGCTGGGGCGAAGTCGTCATGGGCAGCAAGGGCACGTTGGTGTTGGACAAGGAAACCGATGTTCTGCTGTATCGAAACAGCGATACCAGCAGCAAGGTCGGCGTCAAAAAGGAAGAGGGCGGATACGCCTTGGACACCAGTGCCAGCGGCGATTTCGCCGCCCCGGTCGCCCAGACCGCCGCGTCGGGTCCGGTCAGCCGAGGGTATCGCGAAGAGATCGAGCACTGGGCGTATTGCATCCGCAATCCCGACAAGGAAAACCAAGTGCGTTGCTATCCCGAAGTCGCGATGGGAGATGCCGTGATCGCTCTGGGAGCCAACGTCGCGCTGAAGAATTCGCAAGCCGGAAAGGGCGGCTACCTCGAGTACAAAGAGGAATGGTTTGACATCGATAATGATGCAACCCCAGACGGCAGCGACATCAAACGCGAGCAAGAATTCATGCTCAAGGACGTGACGTAG
- the ygfZ gene encoding CAF17-like 4Fe-4S cluster assembly/insertion protein YgfZ translates to MSAVFRLSAATVLDLVGDDATAILNNLTTNDVKSLQIGCGCETFLTDVRGKTVAHVVAFRTPEGFRMIGADGQADAIATHADRYTIREDATPVDHSSELSVFVLAPDAPVTLREETDWGESNAMRYDVDWLGEQTIVLVTETPGAIEQVIRSTGETAGDDDEFHHARTLAGFPWFGVDLSEKNLPQEASRIKQSISFTKGCYLGQETVARLDALGQVQKQLVRWQTSGSIPAPGSEVSADAKVVGRLTSVAKTGEDTAVAIGIARRSHFDPGANAQGDGFTATVL, encoded by the coding sequence ATGTCAGCTGTCTTTCGTCTCTCCGCCGCAACCGTCTTGGACCTTGTCGGCGACGACGCCACGGCCATCCTGAACAACCTGACGACCAACGACGTCAAGTCCTTGCAGATCGGTTGCGGCTGTGAAACGTTTCTGACCGACGTGCGCGGCAAAACCGTGGCGCACGTCGTTGCGTTTCGCACGCCGGAGGGGTTCCGGATGATCGGCGCGGACGGCCAGGCCGACGCAATCGCCACGCACGCCGATCGCTACACGATTCGCGAAGACGCCACGCCCGTCGACCATTCCTCGGAGTTGTCTGTGTTCGTCCTCGCCCCCGACGCGCCGGTCACGCTGCGAGAAGAAACCGACTGGGGCGAATCCAACGCGATGCGCTACGACGTGGATTGGCTGGGCGAGCAAACGATCGTGTTGGTCACCGAAACGCCGGGGGCCATCGAACAAGTCATTCGCTCGACCGGAGAAACGGCGGGGGATGACGACGAGTTTCATCACGCCCGCACGCTGGCCGGGTTCCCTTGGTTCGGCGTTGATCTGTCGGAAAAGAATCTGCCCCAGGAAGCCTCCCGCATCAAGCAATCGATTTCCTTCACCAAGGGCTGCTACCTGGGGCAAGAAACGGTCGCCCGGTTGGACGCGTTGGGTCAGGTCCAGAAACAACTGGTTCGATGGCAGACCTCGGGATCGATTCCCGCCCCGGGCAGCGAAGTCAGCGCCGACGCGAAAGTCGTCGGACGATTGACCAGCGTTGCCAAGACGGGCGAGGACACCGCGGTCGCGATTGGGATCGCACGACGCTCGCATTTCGATCCCGGCGCAAACGCCCAAGGGGACGGGTTTACGGCGACGGTGCTCTAG
- a CDS encoding DUF58 domain-containing protein, with amino-acid sequence MSATTESIPLLSPDLLAKLERLELVSRKVFRGRMKGERRSKRKGQSVEFADFRNYVAGDDLRLIDWNLYARLDQLFLKLFQEEEDLHVYALIDCSESMNFGTPTKFHVAKQMAAALGYIGLCRADRVGVQALGDQGRRAPVLRGRSGLWKMLQYLESLDSGDNVSLHDAVKDFSLRNSGTGVVVLITDLMDKSGYEAALRMLVGRRMDVYVMHILSPEEIDPPIRGDRRLIDCEDGDETEITINNYVLERYKLTLQSFLSSVKSFCSRRSIAYLPVRTDQPVDDVMTRYLRKRGVVR; translated from the coding sequence ATGAGTGCCACCACCGAATCGATTCCGCTACTCTCGCCCGATCTGCTCGCCAAACTGGAACGTTTGGAACTCGTTTCACGCAAAGTGTTTCGAGGGCGAATGAAGGGCGAACGCCGCAGCAAACGCAAAGGGCAGAGCGTCGAATTTGCCGACTTTCGCAACTACGTCGCCGGCGACGATCTGCGATTGATCGACTGGAATTTGTACGCCCGCCTGGATCAATTGTTCCTGAAACTGTTTCAGGAAGAAGAAGACCTGCACGTCTACGCGTTGATCGATTGCAGCGAGTCGATGAATTTTGGCACGCCGACGAAATTTCACGTCGCCAAACAGATGGCCGCCGCGCTGGGCTACATCGGCCTGTGTCGCGCCGACCGGGTCGGCGTTCAAGCACTCGGTGACCAGGGACGTCGCGCACCGGTGCTGCGCGGCCGCAGCGGCTTGTGGAAAATGCTGCAGTATCTGGAGAGCCTTGACAGTGGCGACAATGTTTCGCTGCACGACGCGGTCAAGGATTTTTCGTTGCGTAATTCAGGGACCGGCGTCGTCGTCTTGATCACCGACCTGATGGACAAATCGGGTTACGAAGCGGCCTTGCGGATGCTGGTCGGCCGGCGGATGGACGTCTACGTGATGCATATCTTGTCACCCGAAGAAATCGATCCGCCGATTCGCGGAGATCGGCGATTGATCGATTGCGAAGACGGCGATGAAACCGAGATCACGATCAACAATTACGTGCTCGAGCGATACAAGTTGACGCTGCAATCGTTTCTCAGCAGCGTCAAGAGTTTCTGTTCACGACGCAGCATCGCCTACCTGCCCGTTCGAACGGACCAGCCGGTGGATGATGTGATGACCCGCTACCTCCGCAAACGAGGCGTCGTGCGATGA
- a CDS encoding VWA domain-containing protein, with protein MNWISTLLPWQWALFAAVPTGIILLYFLKLRREPVEIPSTYLWSRTVEDLHVNSLFQRIRQNLLLFLQLLAVALAAFALLRPGVQGESTSQGRKVFLLDASASMMATDAGEQRNRFEVARKMIREQIDGMEERETAMLVTFSDRAEVLQSFTSDRGRLRAALERAQVTNRPTDIIGALEAADGLANPRRSSTTGDENDVQVADPMPADLLIYSDGGFRNVSDFNVGNLVPTYLKVGSDQSRNVAVTAFSADRNVEKPGDAQAFATIVNFGTGAETFNLSLYVDGIWRESESLTLAPGEETGLTFSLAGQEDAASLEMRLESPGSGASRDQPFDDDLLIDNFAYAGLRPLRTVSVLVVTDGNKPLEIGLTTESAAKICIAEFQSPSYLETPEYQARAEAGLDDLILYDRCRPQNLPATNTFFIGALPSDQWSWASEPGQTILVDVDRTHPMMQFLELFSLLIFEGRSVSGPTGTRELVGADNGTVLALAPRDGYQDLVLGFEIVTTGEDGTPQTNTNWYAERSWPVFLLNVLRHLAGAADATAAPSFLPGDTVRLRVESQIDSVEIARGSGTPESVRTGNSGSVEFVDSEMPGSYRVTAGDKLVDLFSINLFSRLESQIQPRETFELGYETIETAGMIETRQEYWRWLLGAVLVVLAVEWWLYNRRIA; from the coding sequence ATGAATTGGATTTCGACGCTTCTGCCGTGGCAGTGGGCGCTGTTTGCCGCCGTGCCGACCGGCATCATTCTGCTGTATTTTTTGAAACTGCGACGCGAACCGGTCGAGATCCCCAGCACCTATCTGTGGTCCCGAACCGTCGAAGATCTGCATGTGAACAGCTTGTTCCAGCGGATTCGACAGAATCTGCTGTTGTTCTTGCAGCTGCTCGCAGTGGCCTTGGCAGCGTTTGCGTTGTTGCGTCCCGGCGTGCAGGGCGAATCGACCAGTCAGGGCAGAAAGGTGTTTCTGCTGGATGCGTCGGCCAGCATGATGGCGACCGATGCGGGCGAACAAAGAAACCGCTTCGAAGTGGCTCGCAAAATGATCCGCGAGCAGATCGATGGGATGGAGGAACGCGAAACCGCCATGTTGGTCACGTTTAGCGACCGGGCCGAGGTGCTGCAATCATTTACCAGCGATCGCGGGCGTTTGCGAGCCGCATTGGAACGGGCTCAAGTGACCAACCGTCCGACGGACATCATCGGTGCACTGGAAGCCGCCGATGGATTGGCCAATCCGCGCCGCAGCAGCACCACCGGAGACGAAAACGACGTCCAGGTTGCCGATCCGATGCCGGCGGATTTGCTGATTTACAGCGACGGTGGGTTTCGAAACGTCAGCGATTTCAACGTCGGCAACCTCGTTCCGACCTATCTAAAAGTCGGCTCCGATCAATCGCGCAACGTCGCCGTCACGGCATTCAGCGCCGATCGCAACGTCGAAAAACCTGGCGACGCCCAGGCCTTTGCGACGATCGTCAACTTCGGGACCGGCGCCGAAACCTTCAATCTCTCGCTGTACGTCGACGGCATCTGGCGTGAATCCGAATCGCTCACCCTCGCGCCGGGGGAAGAAACCGGACTGACGTTCTCGCTGGCCGGACAAGAGGATGCCGCGTCACTGGAAATGCGGCTGGAATCACCCGGCTCCGGGGCGTCGCGAGACCAACCGTTTGATGACGATTTGTTGATCGATAATTTTGCCTACGCGGGTTTGCGGCCCCTGCGTACCGTGTCGGTGCTGGTCGTGACCGATGGAAACAAACCGCTGGAGATCGGCTTGACCACCGAGAGTGCGGCGAAGATTTGCATCGCCGAATTCCAATCCCCCAGTTATCTCGAAACACCAGAATACCAGGCGCGGGCGGAAGCGGGCCTGGACGATCTGATCCTCTACGATCGCTGCCGTCCCCAAAATTTGCCGGCGACCAATACCTTTTTCATCGGCGCCCTGCCGAGCGACCAATGGTCTTGGGCAAGCGAACCCGGCCAAACGATCCTGGTCGACGTCGATCGCACCCATCCGATGATGCAGTTTTTGGAACTGTTCTCGCTGCTGATCTTTGAAGGCCGATCGGTCAGCGGCCCCACCGGGACCCGTGAATTGGTCGGCGCCGACAACGGAACCGTGCTCGCGCTGGCGCCGCGCGACGGCTACCAGGATTTGGTCCTCGGGTTTGAAATCGTCACCACCGGCGAAGACGGCACGCCGCAGACGAACACGAACTGGTACGCCGAACGCTCTTGGCCGGTGTTTTTATTGAACGTCCTGCGGCATCTCGCCGGCGCGGCCGATGCGACCGCCGCACCCTCGTTCTTGCCCGGCGACACGGTCCGGCTAAGAGTGGAAAGCCAGATCGATTCGGTCGAGATCGCGCGTGGCAGTGGGACCCCGGAATCGGTTCGAACCGGGAACTCCGGCAGCGTGGAATTCGTCGATTCCGAGATGCCTGGGTCTTACCGGGTCACCGCGGGAGACAAGCTGGTGGATCTGTTCAGCATCAACCTGTTCAGCCGACTGGAAAGCCAAATCCAGCCGCGTGAGACGTTTGAACTCGGCTACGAAACCATCGAAACCGCCGGGATGATCGAGACCCGCCAGGAGTATTGGCGCTGGCTGTTGGGTGCGGTTCTGGTGGTCCTGGCCGTCGAATGGTGGTTGTACAATCGACGCATCGCCTAG
- a CDS encoding SulP family inorganic anion transporter, translating to MLNFFRAGTANAKDDLLSGLTVALALVPEAVAFAFVAGVSPLIGLYSAFFIGLITAAFGGRPGMISGATGAMAVVVVALVAMHGVEYLFPAVILCGIFQITVGVARLGKLIRMVPHSVMLGFVNGLAIVIGMAQLGSFKTLDLSTGNLVYLTGPRLYVMLGLVAITMLIIYLLPKLTRALPASLVAILSVTFLSVAINRSGVISGDEITPNAVATVGDMLKTNFKASQITEARQNDPTNVASDELLAEFRRVSYQNDEVVGPVLRDPATDAAEVEPAGGDEESSISGGLPMPFFLQYTVPPMTMETLWIILPFSLTLAGVGLIESLMTLTLIDEITETRGRGNRECVGQGAANILCGLFGGMGGCAMIGQSLINVNSGGRGRLSGITAAVCLLAFILFLAPWIEQIPMAALVGVMFMVVIGTFEWASLKMVRRVPRADFAVMLLVAGYTVIMHDLATAVILGVIVSACVFTWTHATHLGAETQINEYGSKIYQLHGPLFFASATSFKELFDVHKDPDDVVIDFYYTRVYDQSGLEAINVLAEKYESAGKRLHLTHLSDECRGLLDKAGDLVEVNLSEDPQYHVATDRLG from the coding sequence ATGCTGAATTTCTTCCGTGCCGGAACCGCGAACGCTAAAGACGATCTTCTTTCCGGCTTGACCGTCGCGTTGGCGTTGGTCCCTGAGGCAGTCGCGTTTGCCTTTGTCGCCGGTGTTTCCCCCCTGATCGGATTGTATTCGGCATTTTTCATCGGCCTGATCACGGCCGCCTTTGGTGGGCGCCCCGGCATGATCTCCGGTGCCACCGGCGCGATGGCTGTTGTCGTGGTGGCTTTGGTCGCGATGCATGGCGTGGAATATCTGTTTCCCGCGGTCATCTTGTGCGGCATCTTTCAAATCACCGTCGGCGTCGCCCGGCTGGGAAAATTGATTCGAATGGTTCCCCACTCGGTGATGCTGGGGTTCGTCAACGGTCTGGCGATCGTGATCGGAATGGCTCAATTGGGCAGCTTCAAAACGCTCGATCTATCGACGGGAAATCTGGTGTATCTGACGGGGCCCCGGCTGTACGTCATGCTGGGGCTGGTTGCGATCACGATGCTGATCATCTATCTGCTGCCCAAACTGACGCGTGCTTTGCCGGCGTCGTTGGTGGCGATTTTGTCGGTCACCTTTTTGTCGGTGGCGATCAATCGAAGCGGCGTCATTTCGGGCGATGAAATCACGCCTAACGCGGTCGCCACGGTCGGCGACATGCTGAAGACCAATTTCAAGGCCAGCCAAATCACCGAGGCCCGGCAGAACGATCCGACCAACGTGGCTTCCGATGAGCTGTTGGCCGAGTTCCGCCGCGTCAGTTACCAAAATGATGAAGTCGTCGGCCCGGTGTTACGCGATCCTGCGACCGACGCTGCGGAAGTCGAACCCGCCGGTGGCGACGAAGAGTCGTCGATCAGCGGCGGACTGCCGATGCCGTTCTTTCTGCAATACACCGTTCCGCCGATGACGATGGAAACGCTGTGGATCATCCTGCCGTTCTCGCTGACTTTGGCGGGGGTCGGGCTGATCGAATCCCTGATGACGTTGACGTTGATCGATGAGATCACGGAAACGCGAGGCCGCGGGAACCGCGAATGCGTCGGCCAAGGTGCTGCGAATATTCTTTGTGGACTGTTCGGCGGGATGGGCGGTTGTGCGATGATCGGCCAATCGTTGATCAACGTGAATTCCGGCGGACGCGGCCGATTGAGTGGGATCACCGCGGCGGTCTGCTTGCTGGCGTTCATTCTGTTTCTCGCGCCGTGGATCGAACAGATCCCGATGGCCGCCCTCGTCGGCGTGATGTTCATGGTCGTCATCGGAACGTTCGAGTGGGCGTCACTGAAGATGGTTCGCCGTGTTCCGCGGGCCGATTTCGCGGTCATGCTTTTGGTCGCCGGCTACACCGTCATCATGCACGATTTGGCCACCGCCGTCATCTTGGGCGTGATCGTATCGGCCTGTGTGTTCACTTGGACGCACGCCACCCACCTGGGTGCAGAAACCCAGATCAACGAGTACGGCAGCAAGATCTACCAGCTGCACGGCCCCCTGTTCTTCGCTTCGGCAACTTCCTTCAAAGAGTTGTTCGATGTCCACAAGGACCCCGACGATGTCGTGATCGATTTTTATTATACCCGCGTCTATGACCAATCCGGTCTGGAAGCAATCAACGTGCTGGCCGAAAAGTATGAATCGGCGGGCAAGCGTTTGCATCTGACCCATCTCAGCGACGAATGCCGCGGATTGCTGGACAAGGCGGGCGATTTGGTCGAAGTCAACCTCTCGGAAGATCCCCAATACCACGTCGCAACCGATCGGTTGGGGTGA